In one Gammaproteobacteria bacterium genomic region, the following are encoded:
- a CDS encoding hypothetical protein (Evidence 5 : Unknown function), whose protein sequence is MASTLRRKSTEYAMAFNHFIMALLYVLKMIVENGKIEHQPWLLVLPIMFGQFMSRFPFQLCQLGQRKAPPRYREA, encoded by the coding sequence ATGGCGAGCACTTTGCGACGGAAATCAACTGAATATGCCATGGCATTTAATCACTTTATAATGGCTTTGCTATACGTATTAAAGATGATCGTGGAAAATGGAAAGATCGAACACCAACCATGGCTGCTGGTCTTACCGATCATGTTTGGTCAGTTCATGAGTAGATTTCCTTTCCAGCTCTGCCAGCTAGGTCAACGTAAGGCACCACCCAGATACCGAGAAGCCTAA